One Sus scrofa isolate TJ Tabasco breed Duroc chromosome 1, Sscrofa11.1, whole genome shotgun sequence DNA segment encodes these proteins:
- the FRMPD1 gene encoding FERM and PDZ domain-containing protein 1 isoform X2: MNNEPAEDLSCERAVNILREAEDSLSITVVRCTSGVPKSSFLTEEKRARLKTNPVKVHFAEEVLISGQSQGNSLLCMPNVLKLYLENGQTKAFKFEAHTTVKDIILTVKEKLSIRSTEYFALALEEQYNISRLHLLHEEELIQQVVEREESHDYRCLFRVCFVPKDPLDLLKEDPVAFEYLYLQSCSDVLQERFAVEMKCSSALRLAALHIQERIYACAQPQKISLKYIEKDWGIENFISPTLLRNMKGKDIKKAISFHMKRNQNLLEPRQKQLISAAQLRLNYLQILGELKTYGGKIFNATLMLQDRESYIALLVGAKYGISQIINSKLNIMSTLAEFANISRVELTEESEKVSMVKVYLQDVKVLTLLLESNSAKDLACLIAGYYRLFVDPVTSIFLWPGHKQQVHRVSAEEGYESRACSDSEESSEVDCELEPLSDRRLLKVGPCGPLAEAEQPPQDNSMPEVARKGPGTCGASSTTDSAESEASDSANTESRGCRTSGSSESMDALEEDDLDACSSSKSAFFPLGSPGFPASLDSDSQEERSRIETNGFLCLLDLAQRANPQSHKTELAESPAPETFSWGPELSVVGLDPRLYEGSRIDYYSLCASVSPASHQSDRSDSTAPRRGGGLPPWGQQGRTEAQPSSMLQALAPRLPLALEDGSSDEEYYDAADKLTPPDTLSGLRAASAAETCATSSQNKGSTCSPDDSLNPGPHAREPRRGGVKKYAKTLRKRRSFLQTDYTCQVSFPLVPSTSLESVDDLCYYDREPYLAHGAPSPTVSSLQDVQGEPGLLETKALGLLAPLRETKSKNPASRAMEMEPETMETKSVIDSRVSSISAIRLRIDPNHKENSGMAPLTTAIACSLANTPPHSNPGSSGPDTAQVGPPPTFCPFQDLDGCAPRELTMELGDSTSSFLSSADLNPDRVCLTMSPESVCQGDTPEPGGVHLETGLGSLFTNHVQETAPQDTQPLLPPRDGSGIGECGIDSGEKEKQQGPLSLEDDREVTNKNGTNSFHDESGEDSGDPKGDMLNAVPQTIGVSAPAGGLIASLPLETSLTGAEQTPPHCPSGPQGQSRETPGQACQAQEPQLLAKLDLDPDFLLRDQTVSSAFPPEELKAEPLSQVIGEDTVPRDTPQHVCLNPGPSLPEPLLSPQEEPHLEGSNHCSLPECKDKSPSVCLPAEKSFLCFAPESHPKVSASLRMATSLGFAGMNETEAPRIGMEQCSCQFPYATCFRGLQPETEEEDRDMQASPPAPLTSPPSAGSWLALPWRPAQAHSCSAEPLSRNSHIWPEYCSRALRQLKAAPASTPDGFIQLMESLLELQDILEASWGNGNKHPPEKCTWHFSESRSRLCMGSQKLLSSCQHVIRVDQSPEEMQGAVRDTFQHLVQLAGLCFQFTDCSRCSTRHQEAAGNLRDVVYTYHQFVEAAKLTCEKGYHDLSVKLLARQCTALTAAVFCLTQKFRASTAL, encoded by the exons GGTAATTCTCTGCTGTGTATGCCCAACGTGCTCAAGTTGTACTTGGAGAATGGACAGACCAAAGCTTTCAAGTTTGAGGCCCACACGACTGTGAAG GACATCATCCTCACCGTGAAGGAGAAGCTGTCGATCCGAAGTACAGAGTACTTTGCGCTGGCCCTGGAGGAGCAATACAACATCTcacggctgcacctgctgcacgaGGAGGAGCTCATCCAGCAG GTGGTAGAAAGGGAGGAGTCACATGACTACCGCTGCCTCTTCAGGGTGTGTTTTGTTCCCAAGGACCCCCTGGACCTCCTGAAAGAAGACCCTGTGGCCTTCGAATACCTCTATCTGCAG AGCTGCAGCGATGTGCTCCAGGAGCGCTTTGCCGTGGAAATGAAATGCAGCTCTGCACTCCGGCTTGCGGCCCTACACATCCAGGAGCGGATCTACGCCTGTGCCCAGCCACAGAAGATCTCTTTGAAGTACATAGA GAAGGACTGGGGAATAGAGAACTTTATATCTCCCACTTTACTACGaaacatgaaaggaaaagacatcaAGAAAGCCATTAGCTTCCACATGAAGAGGAACCAGAATTTGCTGGAACCCAGACAGAAG cAACTTATCTCTGCTGCCCAGCTACGGTTAAATTATCTACAGATCCTTGGGGAACTCAAGACGTATGGTGGGAAAATCTTTAATGCCACTTTAatg TTGCAGGATAGAGAATCCTACATTGCCCTTCTAGTTGGAGCCAAGTATGGCATTAGCCAAATTATCAATAGCAAACTCAACATCATGTCCACGCTGGCAGAGTTTGCAAATATCAGCCGTGTAGAACTGACAGAAGAATCTGAGAAAGTGAGCATGGTCAAAGTCTATCTTCAGGACGTCAAG GTTCTGACCTTGCTGCTGGAATCCAACAGTGCAAAGGACCTAGCCTGCCTGATTGCCGGCTACTACAGGCTGTTTGTCGACCCAGTTACCTCCATTTTCCTCTGGCCGGGACACAAACAACAGGTGCACCGGGTTTCTGCTGAAGAAG GCTATGAATCCAGGGCATGCAGCGACTCTGAGGAGTCCTCCGAAGTGGACTGCGAGCTGGAGCCTCTCTCTGACAGACGCCTGCTGAAGGTGGGCCCCTGCGGACCACTTGCAGAAGCGGAGCAGCCTCCGCAGGACAACTCCATGCCTGAGGTGGCCAGGAAAGGCCCAGGCACCTGCGGGGCCAGCAGCACGACGGACAGTGCGGAGTCCGAGGCATCCGACTCAGCCAACACTGAGAGCCGAGGCTGCAGGACCAGTGGCTCGAGTGAGTCCATGGATGCCCTGGAAGAGGATGACCTGGATGCCTGCTCCTCCAGCAAGTCTGCTTTCTTCCCCCTGGGCTCGCCAGGCTTCCCGGCGAGTCTTGATTCCGACAGCCAAGAGGAGAGAAGCAGGATTGAGACCAATGGCTTCCTGTGTCTCCTAGACCTGGCCCAGAGAGCCAACCCTCAGAGCCACAAGACAGAGTTGGCCGAGAGTCCTGCTCCTGAGACCTTCAGCTGGGGACCGGAACTGAGCGTGGTCGGGTTGGACCCCAGGCTGTACGAGGGCAGCCGGATTGACTACTACAGCCTGTGTGCCAGTGTCTCCCCGGCCAGCCACCAGAGTGACCGCTCGGACAGCACAGCTCCCCGGCGGGGTGGGGGCCTGCCACCCTGGGGCCAGCAGGGCAGGACTGAGGCCCAGCCCAGCTCCATGCTGCAAGCCTTGGCCCCGCGCCTGCCGCTGGCCTTGGAGGATGGCAGTTCAGATGAGGAATActatgatgcagctgacaagctCACACCCCCCGACACCCTCTCAG GGCTCAGAGCCGCTTCTGCTGCAGAAACCTGTGCCACAAGCTCACAGAataagggcagcacctgcagccctgaCGACAGCCTGAATCCTGGGCCACATGCAAGAGAGCCACGAAGGGGAGGGGTGAAGAAATATGCCAAGACCCTGAGGAAAAGAAGGTCTTTCCTACAGACAGACTACACCTGTCAAGTCTCATTTCCCCTGGTGCCGTCCACCTCCCTGGAGAGTGTGGATGACCTGTGCTACTACGACCGGGAGCCCTACCTGGCCCATGGTGCACCCTCCCCAACAGTGTCCTCTCTGCAGGACGTGCAGGGTGAGCCTGGCCTCCTGGAGACCAAAGCCCTCGGGCTGCTGGCTCCCTTGAGGGAGACCAAGAGCAAAAACCCAGCCTCCCGAGCCATGGAGATGGAGCCTGAGACCATGGAAACCAAGTCGGTCATTGACTCTCGAGTGTCTTCTATTTCTGCCATTCGCCTCCGGATTGACCCCAACCATAAAGAGAATTCTGGGATGGCCCCTCTGACCACCGCCATTGCCTGTTCCCTAGCAAACACTCCTCCCCATTCCAATCCAGGCTCATCTGGCCCAGATACAGCTCAGGTAGGGCCTCCCCCCACCTTCTGTCCATTTCAAGACTTGGATGGCTGTGCCCCTAGAGAGCTCACCATGGAGCTTGGGGACagcacctcctccttcctctccagtgCAGACTTGAACCCAGACAGGGTCTGCCTGACCATGAGCCCAGAGTCTGTCTGTCAAGGAGACACACCGGAGCCTGGAGGAGTCCACCTGGAAACAGGATTGGGATCTCTGTTTACAAATCATGTGCAAGAAACTGCCCCCCAGGATACACAGCCTCTGTTGCCTCCTCGAGACGGGTCTGGAATTGGCGAATGTGGAATAGactcaggagaaaaggaaaaacaacaaggaCCACTATCTTTGGAAGATGATAGAGAAGTTACAAACAAAAATGGCACCAACTCATTTCATGATGAGTCTGGGGAGGATTCAGGTGACCCCAAGGGTGACATGTTGAATGCCGTTCCACAAACTATTGGTGTCAGTGCTCCGGCTGGTGGCCTAATAGCCTCGCTCCCCTTGGAGACTTCTCTAACAGGGGCTGAGCAGACCCCACCACATTGCCCCTCAGGTCCCCAAGGACAAAGCAGAGAAACACCAGGCCAAGCCTGCCAGGCCCAAGAACCACAACTATTGGCCAAGCTGGATTTAGATCCAGATTTCTTGCTTAGGGACCAGACCGTTTCATCAGCCTTCCCTCCGGAGGAGCTCAAGGCAGAGCCACTTAGCCAAGTGATAGGAGAAGATACTGTCCCTAGGGACACTCCTCAGCATGTCTGTTTGAATCCAGGGCCTTCTCTGCCCGAGCCACTACTCTCTCCCCAAGAGGAGCCCCACTTAGAAGGCTCAAACCATTGTTCATTGCCAGAATGCAAGGACAAAAGCCCTAGTGTCTGCCTTCCTGCTGAGAAGTCTTTCCTGTGCTTTGCCCCAGAAAGCCATCCTAAAGTTTCTGCCAGTCTCAGAATGGCTACATCTTTGGGATTTGCCGGCATGAATGAGACAGAGGCCCCCAGGATTGGGATGGAGCAGTGCAGCTGCCAGTTTCCCTATGCCACGTGCTTCCGTGGCCTGCAGCCAGAGACGGAGGAGGAAGACAGGGACATGCAAGCATCCCCGCCAGCCCCCCTCACCTCTCCACCCTCTGCAGGAAGCTggctggccctgccctggaggcctgcccaggcccacagctgcagcgcCGAGCCTCTCTCCAGGAACAGCCACATCTGGCCAGAGTACTGTTCCAGGGCTCTGAGACAGCTGAAGGCGGCCCCTGCCAGCACCCCTGATGGCTTCATCCAACTCATGGAGAGCTTGCTGGAATTACAGGACATTTTAGAAGCTTCCTGGGGAAATGGGAATAAACACCCGCCTGAGAAGTGCACCTGGCACTTTTCTGAAAGCCGGAGCCGCCTCTGCATGGGCTCCCAAAAGCTCCTGTCGAGCTGTCAGCACGTGATCAGAGTGGACCAGTCCCCCGAGGAGATGCAGGGTGCTGTGCGTGACACCTTCCAGCACCTGGTCCAGCTGGCCGGCCTGTGCTTCCAGTTTACAGACTGCAGCCGCTGCTCCACCCGACACCAGGAGGCAGCCGGGAACCTGAGGGATGTGGTGTACACCTACCACCAGTTTGTGGAGGCTGCAAAGCTGACCTGCGAGAAAGGCTACCATGACCTGAGTGTGAAACTCTTGGCCCGTCAGTGCACAGCCCTCACGGCCGCTGTGTTCTGTTTGACCCAGAAGTTCCGGGCCTCCACTGCCCTGTGA
- the FRMPD1 gene encoding FERM and PDZ domain-containing protein 1 isoform X3: MPNVLKLYLENGQTKAFKFEAHTTVKDIILTVKEKLSIRSTEYFALALEEQYNISRLHLLHEEELIQQVVEREESHDYRCLFRVCFVPKDPLDLLKEDPVAFEYLYLQSCSDVLQERFAVEMKCSSALRLAALHIQERIYACAQPQKISLKYIEKDWGIENFISPTLLRNMKGKDIKKAISFHMKRNQNLLEPRQKQLISAAQLRLNYLQILGELKTYGGKIFNATLMLQDRESYIALLVGAKYGISQIINSKLNIMSTLAEFANISRVELTEESEKVSMVKVYLQDVKVLTLLLESNSAKDLACLIAGYYRLFVDPVTSIFLWPGHKQQVHRVSAEEGYESRACSDSEESSEVDCELEPLSDRRLLKVGPCGPLAEAEQPPQDNSMPEVARKGPGTCGASSTTDSAESEASDSANTESRGCRTSGSSESMDALEEDDLDACSSSKSAFFPLGSPGFPASLDSDSQEERSRIETNGFLCLLDLAQRANPQSHKTELAESPAPETFSWGPELSVVGLDPRLYEGSRIDYYSLCASVSPASHQSDRSDSTAPRRGGGLPPWGQQGRTEAQPSSMLQALAPRLPLALEDGSSDEEYYDAADKLTPPDTLSGLRAASAAETCATSSQNKGSTCSPDDSLNPGPHAREPRRGGVKKYAKTLRKRRSFLQTDYTCQVSFPLVPSTSLESVDDLCYYDREPYLAHGAPSPTVSSLQDVQGEPGLLETKALGLLAPLRETKSKNPASRAMEMEPETMETKSVIDSRVSSISAIRLRIDPNHKENSGMAPLTTAIACSLANTPPHSNPGSSGPDTAQVGPPPTFCPFQDLDGCAPRELTMELGDSTSSFLSSADLNPDRVCLTMSPESVCQGDTPEPGGVHLETGLGSLFTNHVQETAPQDTQPLLPPRDGSGIGECGIDSGEKEKQQGPLSLEDDREVTNKNGTNSFHDESGEDSGDPKGDMLNAVPQTIGVSAPAGGLIASLPLETSLTGAEQTPPHCPSGPQGQSRETPGQACQAQEPQLLAKLDLDPDFLLRDQTVSSAFPPEELKAEPLSQVIGEDTVPRDTPQHVCLNPGPSLPEPLLSPQEEPHLEGSNHCSLPECKDKSPSVCLPAEKSFLCFAPESHPKVSASLRMATSLGFAGMNETEAPRIGMEQCSCQFPYATCFRGLQPETEEEDRDMQASPPAPLTSPPSAGSWLALPWRPAQAHSCSAEPLSRNSHIWPEYCSRALRQLKAAPASTPDGFIQLMESLLELQDILEASWGNGNKHPPEKCTWHFSESRSRLCMGSQKLLSSCQHVIRVDQSPEEMQGAVRDTFQHLVQLAGLCFQFTDCSRCSTRHQEAAGNLRDVVYTYHQFVEAAKLTCEKGYHDLSVKLLARQCTALTAAVFCLTQKFRASTAL; encoded by the exons ATGCCCAACGTGCTCAAGTTGTACTTGGAGAATGGACAGACCAAAGCTTTCAAGTTTGAGGCCCACACGACTGTGAAG GACATCATCCTCACCGTGAAGGAGAAGCTGTCGATCCGAAGTACAGAGTACTTTGCGCTGGCCCTGGAGGAGCAATACAACATCTcacggctgcacctgctgcacgaGGAGGAGCTCATCCAGCAG GTGGTAGAAAGGGAGGAGTCACATGACTACCGCTGCCTCTTCAGGGTGTGTTTTGTTCCCAAGGACCCCCTGGACCTCCTGAAAGAAGACCCTGTGGCCTTCGAATACCTCTATCTGCAG AGCTGCAGCGATGTGCTCCAGGAGCGCTTTGCCGTGGAAATGAAATGCAGCTCTGCACTCCGGCTTGCGGCCCTACACATCCAGGAGCGGATCTACGCCTGTGCCCAGCCACAGAAGATCTCTTTGAAGTACATAGA GAAGGACTGGGGAATAGAGAACTTTATATCTCCCACTTTACTACGaaacatgaaaggaaaagacatcaAGAAAGCCATTAGCTTCCACATGAAGAGGAACCAGAATTTGCTGGAACCCAGACAGAAG cAACTTATCTCTGCTGCCCAGCTACGGTTAAATTATCTACAGATCCTTGGGGAACTCAAGACGTATGGTGGGAAAATCTTTAATGCCACTTTAatg TTGCAGGATAGAGAATCCTACATTGCCCTTCTAGTTGGAGCCAAGTATGGCATTAGCCAAATTATCAATAGCAAACTCAACATCATGTCCACGCTGGCAGAGTTTGCAAATATCAGCCGTGTAGAACTGACAGAAGAATCTGAGAAAGTGAGCATGGTCAAAGTCTATCTTCAGGACGTCAAG GTTCTGACCTTGCTGCTGGAATCCAACAGTGCAAAGGACCTAGCCTGCCTGATTGCCGGCTACTACAGGCTGTTTGTCGACCCAGTTACCTCCATTTTCCTCTGGCCGGGACACAAACAACAGGTGCACCGGGTTTCTGCTGAAGAAG GCTATGAATCCAGGGCATGCAGCGACTCTGAGGAGTCCTCCGAAGTGGACTGCGAGCTGGAGCCTCTCTCTGACAGACGCCTGCTGAAGGTGGGCCCCTGCGGACCACTTGCAGAAGCGGAGCAGCCTCCGCAGGACAACTCCATGCCTGAGGTGGCCAGGAAAGGCCCAGGCACCTGCGGGGCCAGCAGCACGACGGACAGTGCGGAGTCCGAGGCATCCGACTCAGCCAACACTGAGAGCCGAGGCTGCAGGACCAGTGGCTCGAGTGAGTCCATGGATGCCCTGGAAGAGGATGACCTGGATGCCTGCTCCTCCAGCAAGTCTGCTTTCTTCCCCCTGGGCTCGCCAGGCTTCCCGGCGAGTCTTGATTCCGACAGCCAAGAGGAGAGAAGCAGGATTGAGACCAATGGCTTCCTGTGTCTCCTAGACCTGGCCCAGAGAGCCAACCCTCAGAGCCACAAGACAGAGTTGGCCGAGAGTCCTGCTCCTGAGACCTTCAGCTGGGGACCGGAACTGAGCGTGGTCGGGTTGGACCCCAGGCTGTACGAGGGCAGCCGGATTGACTACTACAGCCTGTGTGCCAGTGTCTCCCCGGCCAGCCACCAGAGTGACCGCTCGGACAGCACAGCTCCCCGGCGGGGTGGGGGCCTGCCACCCTGGGGCCAGCAGGGCAGGACTGAGGCCCAGCCCAGCTCCATGCTGCAAGCCTTGGCCCCGCGCCTGCCGCTGGCCTTGGAGGATGGCAGTTCAGATGAGGAATActatgatgcagctgacaagctCACACCCCCCGACACCCTCTCAG GGCTCAGAGCCGCTTCTGCTGCAGAAACCTGTGCCACAAGCTCACAGAataagggcagcacctgcagccctgaCGACAGCCTGAATCCTGGGCCACATGCAAGAGAGCCACGAAGGGGAGGGGTGAAGAAATATGCCAAGACCCTGAGGAAAAGAAGGTCTTTCCTACAGACAGACTACACCTGTCAAGTCTCATTTCCCCTGGTGCCGTCCACCTCCCTGGAGAGTGTGGATGACCTGTGCTACTACGACCGGGAGCCCTACCTGGCCCATGGTGCACCCTCCCCAACAGTGTCCTCTCTGCAGGACGTGCAGGGTGAGCCTGGCCTCCTGGAGACCAAAGCCCTCGGGCTGCTGGCTCCCTTGAGGGAGACCAAGAGCAAAAACCCAGCCTCCCGAGCCATGGAGATGGAGCCTGAGACCATGGAAACCAAGTCGGTCATTGACTCTCGAGTGTCTTCTATTTCTGCCATTCGCCTCCGGATTGACCCCAACCATAAAGAGAATTCTGGGATGGCCCCTCTGACCACCGCCATTGCCTGTTCCCTAGCAAACACTCCTCCCCATTCCAATCCAGGCTCATCTGGCCCAGATACAGCTCAGGTAGGGCCTCCCCCCACCTTCTGTCCATTTCAAGACTTGGATGGCTGTGCCCCTAGAGAGCTCACCATGGAGCTTGGGGACagcacctcctccttcctctccagtgCAGACTTGAACCCAGACAGGGTCTGCCTGACCATGAGCCCAGAGTCTGTCTGTCAAGGAGACACACCGGAGCCTGGAGGAGTCCACCTGGAAACAGGATTGGGATCTCTGTTTACAAATCATGTGCAAGAAACTGCCCCCCAGGATACACAGCCTCTGTTGCCTCCTCGAGACGGGTCTGGAATTGGCGAATGTGGAATAGactcaggagaaaaggaaaaacaacaaggaCCACTATCTTTGGAAGATGATAGAGAAGTTACAAACAAAAATGGCACCAACTCATTTCATGATGAGTCTGGGGAGGATTCAGGTGACCCCAAGGGTGACATGTTGAATGCCGTTCCACAAACTATTGGTGTCAGTGCTCCGGCTGGTGGCCTAATAGCCTCGCTCCCCTTGGAGACTTCTCTAACAGGGGCTGAGCAGACCCCACCACATTGCCCCTCAGGTCCCCAAGGACAAAGCAGAGAAACACCAGGCCAAGCCTGCCAGGCCCAAGAACCACAACTATTGGCCAAGCTGGATTTAGATCCAGATTTCTTGCTTAGGGACCAGACCGTTTCATCAGCCTTCCCTCCGGAGGAGCTCAAGGCAGAGCCACTTAGCCAAGTGATAGGAGAAGATACTGTCCCTAGGGACACTCCTCAGCATGTCTGTTTGAATCCAGGGCCTTCTCTGCCCGAGCCACTACTCTCTCCCCAAGAGGAGCCCCACTTAGAAGGCTCAAACCATTGTTCATTGCCAGAATGCAAGGACAAAAGCCCTAGTGTCTGCCTTCCTGCTGAGAAGTCTTTCCTGTGCTTTGCCCCAGAAAGCCATCCTAAAGTTTCTGCCAGTCTCAGAATGGCTACATCTTTGGGATTTGCCGGCATGAATGAGACAGAGGCCCCCAGGATTGGGATGGAGCAGTGCAGCTGCCAGTTTCCCTATGCCACGTGCTTCCGTGGCCTGCAGCCAGAGACGGAGGAGGAAGACAGGGACATGCAAGCATCCCCGCCAGCCCCCCTCACCTCTCCACCCTCTGCAGGAAGCTggctggccctgccctggaggcctgcccaggcccacagctgcagcgcCGAGCCTCTCTCCAGGAACAGCCACATCTGGCCAGAGTACTGTTCCAGGGCTCTGAGACAGCTGAAGGCGGCCCCTGCCAGCACCCCTGATGGCTTCATCCAACTCATGGAGAGCTTGCTGGAATTACAGGACATTTTAGAAGCTTCCTGGGGAAATGGGAATAAACACCCGCCTGAGAAGTGCACCTGGCACTTTTCTGAAAGCCGGAGCCGCCTCTGCATGGGCTCCCAAAAGCTCCTGTCGAGCTGTCAGCACGTGATCAGAGTGGACCAGTCCCCCGAGGAGATGCAGGGTGCTGTGCGTGACACCTTCCAGCACCTGGTCCAGCTGGCCGGCCTGTGCTTCCAGTTTACAGACTGCAGCCGCTGCTCCACCCGACACCAGGAGGCAGCCGGGAACCTGAGGGATGTGGTGTACACCTACCACCAGTTTGTGGAGGCTGCAAAGCTGACCTGCGAGAAAGGCTACCATGACCTGAGTGTGAAACTCTTGGCCCGTCAGTGCACAGCCCTCACGGCCGCTGTGTTCTGTTTGACCCAGAAGTTCCGGGCCTCCACTGCCCTGTGA